A window of Oncorhynchus nerka isolate Pitt River linkage group LG4, Oner_Uvic_2.0, whole genome shotgun sequence contains these coding sequences:
- the LOC115121172 gene encoding high affinity copper uptake protein 1-like — MDHTNHDHDHSKMAGSMAPPMVTGSHEDHLGGGGGGHMMKMTFYFGYTNVELLFASLVINTPGEMVAACFGCFLLAVLYEGLKIGREFLLRRNQVNVRYNSMPVPGADGTMVMETHKTVGQRMLSMAHLLQTVLHIIQVVVSYFLMLVFMTYNAYLCIAVAAGAGVGYFLFSWKKAVVVDITEHCH, encoded by the exons ATGGACCACACGAACCATGACCATGACCACAGCAAAATGGCTGGCAGCATGGCTCCTCCCATGGTCACAGGCTCCCACGAGGATCATctagggggaggtggagggggccaTATGATG AAAATGACCTTCTACTTTGGCTACACAAACGTGGAGCTGCTGTTTGCCAGCCTTGTCATCAACACACCTGGAG AGATGGTGGCGGCCTGCTTTGGTTGTTTCCTGCTGGCTGTGCTCTACGAGGGGCTGAAGATTGGCAGGGAGTTCCTGCTGAGGAGGAACCAGGTCAACGTGCGTTACAACTCCATGCCTGTCCCGGGGGCAGACGGCACCATGGTCATGGAGACCCACAAGACTGTAGG cCAGCGGATGCTGAGTATGGCACACTTGCTGCAGACGGTGTTACACATCATCCAGGTGGTGGTCAGCTATTTCCTCATGTTGGTCTTCATGACCTACAATGCTTATCTGTGTATCGCCGTTGCAGCCGGGGCAGGCGTCGGATACTTCTTATTCAGCTGGAAAAAGGCTGTGGTTGTTGATATCACCGAACACTGTCACTAA
- the LOC115121186 gene encoding V-type proton ATPase subunit G 1-like gives MASQSQGIQQLLQAEKRAAEKVAEARKRKNRRLKQAKEEAQAEIEQYRMQREKDFKTKEAAALGSHGNSAVEVDKETVGKMGSIQTSYQQNREGVLGNLLKMVCDIKPEIHVNYRFAG, from the exons ATGGCAAGCCAGTCCCAGGGTATCCAGCAGCTTTTGCAAGCTGAAAAACGAGCTGCAGAAAAAGTAGCAGAAGCCCGCAAAC GTAAGAACCGTCGGCTGAAGCAGGCCAAGGAGGAAGCCCAGGCTGAGATTGAGCAGTACCGTATGCAGAGGGAGAAGGATTTTAAGACCAAGGAGGCTGCG GCTCTTGGATCCCATGGTAACTCTGCTGTAGAGGTGGACAAAGAGACTGTGGGCAAGATGGGTAGCATCCAGACCAGCTACCAGCAGAACCGGGAAGGGGTGCTGGGCAACCTGCTTAAGATGGTGTGTGACATCAAGCCAGAGATCCATGTCAATTACCGTTTTGCTGGTTAA